A single window of Gossypium hirsutum isolate 1008001.06 chromosome A10, Gossypium_hirsutum_v2.1, whole genome shotgun sequence DNA harbors:
- the LOC107944991 gene encoding probable E3 ubiquitin-protein ligase RHC2A → MAMTTFYWCYRCNRVVRLLNPDTVSCPDCYSGFIEEIDYQNEAARAFTPAAVYANPSPGTAVLRRGRRSGGNRSPFNPVIVLRGGTATPSPSGGDSSVEQNGRGFELYYDDGSGSGLRPLPPTMSEFLLGSGFERLIDQLSQMEIQNAGRNEQPPASKAAVEAMPTVEINETHIDDELCCAVCKEQFELGTKVRNMPCDHLYHSNCILPWLQLRNSCPVCRHELPAATVDGDEGAETDRVYSNLDETPVGLTVWRLPGGGFAVGRFQGIRGDGENRGLPMVYTEVDGGFSGGGLPRRVSWASRGQRGRQRGGVFRRFLGNLFGCFSGSNSRLISR, encoded by the coding sequence ATGGCGATGACGACGTTTTATTGGTGTTACCGGTGTAATCGGGTTGTTCGGCTTTTGAATCCAGATACCGTTAGTTGCCCCGATTGCTATAGTGGGTTCATTGAAGAGATCGATTATCAAAATGAAGCGGCGCGTGCGTTTACACCCGCGGCTGTTTACGCTAATCCTAGTCCTGGAACCGCTGTTCTCCGCCGTGGACGTCGTAGTGGTGGGAATCGGTCTCCTTTTAACCCTGTTATTGTCTTGCGCGGTGGAACGGCGACGCCTTCGCCTTCTGGGGGAGATTCGAGTGTTGAACAGAACGGGAGGGGGTTTGAGCTTTATTATGACGATGGATCCGGGTCGGGTCTGAGGCCGTTACCGCCGACTATGTCGGAGTTTCTGTTGGGTTCTGGGTTTGAGCGGTTAATTGATCAGTTATCGCAGATGGAGATTCAGAACGCGGGGCGGAACGAGCAACCGCCGGCGTCGAAAGCGGCAGTGGAAGCAATGCCAACGGTGGAAATAAACGAAACCCATATTGACGACGAACTGTGTTGCGCCGTCTGTAAGGAGCAATTCGAGTTGGGAACCAAAGTTCGTAACATGCCTTGCGATCATCTCTACCATTCAAACTGCATACTCCCCTGGCTTCAATTACGGAACTCCTGCCCCGTCTGCCGCCATGAATTACCTGCAGCCACCGTAGACGGCGATGAAGGAGCAGAAACCGATCGTGTGTATTCAAATTTAGATGAGACTCCGGTGGGGTTGACTGTTTGGAGATTACCTGGTGGAGGGTTCGCCGTGGGCAGGTTTCAAGGAATCAGAGGTGATGGGGAGAATAGAGGTCTCCCAATGGTTTACACGGAGGTTGACGGTGGTTTTAGCGGCGGTGGGCTTCCACGAAGAGTTTCATGGGCTAGCCGAGGTCAAAGAGGAAGGCAAAGAGGAGGGGTTTTCAGAAGATTTTTGGGTAATCTTTTTGGGTGTTTTAGTGGTTCTAATTCTAGATTGATTTCAAGGTAA